A genomic stretch from Myxococcota bacterium includes:
- a CDS encoding AlkA N-terminal domain-containing protein: MGSLELVLAPRGAYSLSRTTARFVRHPDPVNVAGAGGFARLVPAGDGHALVRVTQEGPPTRARLRVRVDGPDDTAARAAAARLAGRVLGADADLRPFERALARDPLLGESVRAHRGLRVAGAFDLFESLVGAVLTQQVNLAFAASIRGELARAFGARARYDGREWLAFPTAERIADAGEARLREFRMTRAKAGTIHRLASAFARGELDESLLAPLDDEAAIAELVRWKGVGRWTAEIVLLRGLGRPDVFPAGDLAVVKHLARRWLGAERVASEAEMRAFSERWRPHRSLALVYGLEELAAPRARQESS; the protein is encoded by the coding sequence CGCTCGAGCTCGTGCTCGCGCCCCGGGGCGCCTACTCGCTGTCGCGCACCACCGCGCGCTTCGTGCGGCACCCCGACCCGGTGAACGTGGCGGGCGCGGGCGGCTTCGCGCGGCTCGTGCCCGCGGGCGACGGCCACGCGCTCGTGCGCGTGACTCAGGAGGGTCCGCCGACCCGCGCGAGGCTGCGCGTGCGGGTCGACGGGCCCGACGACACCGCAGCGCGGGCGGCGGCGGCGCGGCTGGCCGGGCGCGTGCTCGGCGCGGACGCGGACCTGCGGCCCTTCGAGCGCGCGCTCGCGCGCGACCCGCTGCTCGGCGAGTCAGTGCGCGCCCACCGCGGCCTGCGCGTGGCGGGCGCATTCGACCTGTTCGAGTCACTGGTCGGCGCCGTGCTCACGCAGCAGGTGAACCTGGCGTTCGCGGCCTCGATCCGCGGCGAGCTGGCGCGCGCCTTCGGAGCCCGCGCCCGTTACGACGGCCGCGAGTGGCTGGCGTTCCCGACTGCCGAACGCATCGCCGACGCGGGCGAGGCGCGCTTGCGCGAGTTCCGCATGACCCGCGCCAAGGCGGGCACGATCCACCGCCTGGCGAGCGCGTTCGCGCGCGGCGAGCTCGACGAGTCACTGCTCGCGCCGCTCGACGACGAGGCTGCGATCGCCGAGCTCGTGCGCTGGAAGGGCGTCGGCCGCTGGACCGCCGAGATCGTGCTGCTGCGCGGCCTGGGCCGGCCCGACGTGTTTCCGGCGGGCGACCTGGCGGTCGTGAAACACCTGGCGCGCCGCTGGCTCGGCGCGGAGCGGGTGGCGAGCGAGGCCGAGATGCGCGCCTTCTCGGAGCGCTGGCGGCCCCACCGCTCGCTCGCGCTCGTGTACGGTCTCGAAGAGCTCGCCGCGCCGCGAGCCCGGCAGGAGTCATCATGA
- a CDS encoding GFA family protein — protein MIGRCFCGQVAFEFDGPMTEIELCHCTRCQRSTGSAFAAQLRVRAERFRWLRGEDRIAFFDAPILNERPAYRRSFCSACGAAVPSIFAGNPTVAIPAGLVEGALPVRAADQIWVEKRASWLDLRAIAGLPEHSGDPSAESNARLLEPLGLGR, from the coding sequence ATGATCGGACGCTGCTTCTGCGGACAGGTCGCCTTCGAGTTCGACGGACCGATGACGGAGATCGAGCTCTGTCACTGCACGCGCTGCCAGCGCTCCACGGGCTCGGCTTTCGCGGCGCAGCTCCGCGTGCGCGCGGAGCGCTTCCGCTGGCTGCGCGGCGAGGACCGGATCGCGTTCTTCGACGCGCCGATCCTGAACGAGCGGCCGGCCTACCGCCGGTCCTTCTGCTCTGCCTGCGGCGCCGCGGTGCCCTCGATCTTCGCGGGCAACCCGACGGTCGCGATCCCCGCCGGGCTCGTCGAAGGCGCCCTGCCCGTGCGCGCGGCGGACCAGATCTGGGTCGAGAAGCGCGCGTCCTGGCTCGATCTGCGCGCCATCGCCGGGCTGCCGGAGCACTCGGGCGATCCCAGCGCGGAGTCGAACGCGCGGCTGCTCGAGCCGCTCGGCCTCGGGCGCTAG